One region of bacterium genomic DNA includes:
- the nadA gene encoding quinolinate synthase NadA, translated as MLIFQHSRRKNMTTSQNEIEGIRREWGARLMILGHHYQSPAVLAHADVIGDSLELARKAAASQAERIVFCGVHFMAESADILTTTAQRVYMPEPAAGCPMAAMADEGQVAKAWAFLQQQGDAWLPIVYVNSTARIKAFCGQAGGSACTSSNAAKVFQWALNQGKKIFFLPDIHLGLNSAHDLGIPDEETAIYDYQQPNGGLTSEALRNVKVLVWGGFCPIHVNFTVADVQMMRANLPDAKIIVHPEAPKEIIRMVDAHGSTAQIIKYVQSAPAGSTIVIGTESQLVKRLAEEYKGRLTIRMLRGSFCPNMAKTNEQNLLRVLKEWPERNAVRVPAQLIPDARLCLERMLAL; from the coding sequence TTGTTAATATTTCAGCATTCGAGGAGAAAAAACATGACGACCAGCCAAAATGAAATAGAAGGTATTCGGAGGGAGTGGGGTGCCCGCCTGATGATTTTGGGGCACCATTATCAGAGTCCTGCTGTGCTCGCCCATGCGGATGTGATTGGGGATTCACTGGAATTGGCACGCAAGGCGGCTGCCAGTCAGGCCGAGCGGATTGTTTTTTGCGGCGTCCATTTTATGGCTGAGTCGGCCGATATTCTGACGACCACGGCCCAGCGTGTCTATATGCCTGAGCCTGCCGCTGGTTGTCCCATGGCCGCCATGGCGGATGAGGGACAAGTGGCGAAGGCCTGGGCGTTTCTGCAGCAGCAGGGGGATGCCTGGCTGCCCATTGTGTATGTGAATAGTACGGCCCGAATTAAGGCGTTTTGCGGCCAGGCCGGGGGGAGTGCCTGTACTTCCAGTAACGCCGCAAAAGTCTTTCAGTGGGCTTTGAATCAGGGAAAGAAAATATTCTTTCTGCCGGATATTCATCTCGGACTGAATAGCGCCCATGATCTGGGGATCCCTGATGAGGAGACGGCTATCTATGATTATCAACAACCGAACGGCGGGCTCACTTCCGAGGCGTTACGTAACGTCAAGGTTCTGGTTTGGGGTGGATTTTGTCCCATTCATGTGAACTTTACGGTGGCCGATGTGCAGATGATGCGTGCCAATCTCCCGGACGCGAAGATTATTGTTCACCCCGAGGCGCCGAAAGAGATTATCCGGATGGTGGATGCCCATGGTTCGACGGCGCAGATCATCAAGTACGTCCAGTCGGCTCCGGCTGGATCCACAATTGTGATAGGCACCGAGTCGCAATTGGTCAAGCGATTGGCTGAGGAATATAAAGGGCGCCTGACGATCAGAATGTTGCGTGGCTCATTTTGCCCGAATATGGCGAAGACCAATGAGCAGAACCTGTTGCGCGTCCTAAAAGAATGGCCAGAGCGCAATGCAGTTAGGGTTCCGGCCCAGTTGATTCCTGATGCCCGCCTTTGCCTGGAGCGAATGCTGGCTCTTTAA